A window of Shewanella mesophila contains these coding sequences:
- a CDS encoding SurA N-terminal domain-containing protein, with amino-acid sequence MLEKIREGSQGVIAKSILVIVILSFAFTGVSSYLGSSTEPSAATVNGEEISKSALEQAYQSERARLEQQLGEMYAALASNESYLASVKQSVLERLVGDKLVDQTAADLGLTVSDEQIKNAIMNEPAFQVDGIFNNDRYLALIRQLGYQANSFRDMMRADMTRRQLVVSLVGSEFVLPGEANYLAQIQGQTRDIRYHVVDATPFLEQVTVSDEETNTYYQANQNQFVRPETVSLDYLELNSSDIASAIAVSDEEAQTYYDENKAQYVKAEKRLAGHILVNLGDDEAAAKAKAEAIYAKLQAGEDFAALAKTDSDDTFSGEQGGQLDWFEQGVMEPAFDTALFGLAQGEYSPVIKTSFGYHIVKLLDVQPSSTAPFSDVKDKIITQLMNKKSVDQFYGLQQRLADVSYEVPDTLAEASKEVGVPVKTSPVFSRDNAPELFSSPEVLKAAFSNTVLLDGMNSDVIELGPNHVIVVRVNTHTAAGTLSLDEVKASIVERLKQDKANELARESAQAMMTAIKGGDTSAELTLHTKLTRFDQSVDTGIVNKTFEMAQPAGDDLVVDTASLANGYAVIVLDKVNAAEGVDENLVNALKQRLNSQYSENDYRALISLLKAKGEVVYTPAEE; translated from the coding sequence CAAATCGGCGTTAGAGCAAGCCTATCAAAGCGAGCGTGCGAGATTAGAGCAACAATTAGGTGAAATGTACGCTGCACTAGCCAGTAACGAGAGTTATTTAGCGAGTGTTAAGCAAAGCGTTTTAGAGCGTTTGGTTGGTGATAAACTGGTAGACCAAACGGCTGCAGATCTTGGCTTGACTGTTTCTGATGAGCAGATCAAAAATGCCATCATGAATGAGCCAGCGTTTCAAGTTGATGGCATATTTAATAATGACAGATATCTGGCGCTAATTCGTCAACTGGGTTATCAAGCTAATAGCTTCCGCGATATGATGCGTGCCGATATGACTCGTCGTCAGCTTGTTGTATCACTTGTTGGTTCTGAATTTGTACTACCTGGTGAAGCTAACTATCTAGCCCAGATCCAAGGTCAAACTCGTGATATCCGTTATCATGTTGTCGATGCGACTCCGTTTCTTGAGCAAGTTACCGTATCTGATGAAGAAACGAATACCTATTATCAAGCGAATCAAAATCAATTTGTTCGCCCAGAAACAGTATCACTCGATTACCTTGAGCTGAATTCCTCTGACATAGCGAGTGCAATAGCGGTGTCTGATGAAGAAGCGCAGACCTATTATGATGAAAACAAAGCTCAGTACGTCAAAGCTGAGAAGCGTCTTGCTGGTCATATTCTGGTTAATCTAGGTGACGATGAGGCTGCTGCTAAAGCCAAAGCTGAGGCTATCTACGCCAAGCTGCAAGCGGGTGAAGACTTTGCTGCATTAGCTAAAACCGATTCTGATGACACCTTTAGCGGCGAGCAGGGTGGTCAACTCGATTGGTTTGAGCAAGGTGTTATGGAGCCTGCTTTCGATACCGCCCTATTTGGTTTAGCACAAGGAGAGTATTCACCAGTCATTAAGACGAGTTTTGGTTATCACATCGTTAAATTACTCGATGTACAACCAAGTTCTACTGCGCCATTTAGCGATGTCAAAGATAAGATCATCACACAGTTGATGAATAAAAAGTCTGTTGATCAGTTTTATGGCTTACAGCAACGCCTTGCTGATGTCAGTTATGAAGTGCCTGATACTTTAGCTGAAGCGTCTAAGGAAGTCGGCGTTCCAGTGAAGACCAGTCCTGTATTTTCTCGAGATAATGCGCCAGAGCTATTCAGTTCACCTGAAGTGCTTAAAGCCGCTTTCTCTAATACTGTGTTACTCGATGGTATGAATAGCGATGTTATCGAGCTTGGTCCTAATCATGTGATTGTGGTTCGAGTTAATACTCATACCGCAGCGGGTACCTTAAGCTTAGATGAAGTTAAAGCCTCTATTGTAGAGCGTCTAAAACAGGATAAGGCGAATGAGCTTGCTCGTGAGAGTGCGCAAGCTATGATGACTGCGATTAAGGGTGGAGATACTTCTGCTGAACTTACCCTTCATACTAAGTTAACTCGTTTCGATCAGTCTGTTGATACTGGCATTGTGAATAAAACCTTTGAGATGGCCCAACCTGCAGGTGATGACTTAGTGGTTGATACTGCTTCTCTGGCTAATGGTTATGCGGTTATCGTGTTAGACAAAGTGAATGCCGCTGAAGGTGTTGATGAGAATCTTGTTAATGCCTTAAAGCAACGTCTTAATTCTCAGTACAGTGAAAATGATTACCGTGCTTTGATAAGCTTACTAAAGGCTAAAGGTGAAGTGGTTTATACTCCAGCCGAAGAGTAA
- the fabV gene encoding enoyl-ACP reductase FabV yields MIIKPKTRGFICTTTHPVGCEANVLEQINITKAKGPVNNGPKKVLVIGSSSGYGLSSRIAAAFGSNAATLGVFFEKPGTETKPGTAGWYNSAAFDKFAKQAGLYSKSLNGDAFSHEAKQRAIDIIKQDLGQVDMVVYSLASPVRKLPDSGELIRSSLKPIGETYTATAVDTNKDLIIETSVEPASEQEIQDTVTVMGGEDWELWINALADAGVLAPNCKTVAYSYIGTELTWPIYWHGALGKAKMDLDRAANALNDKLSTTGGSANVAVLKSVVTQASSAIPVMPLYIAMVFKKMREEGLHEGCQEQINRMFNERLFRADGVAPQVDDANRLRLDDWELKEEIQLHCRDLWPQVTTENLSELTDYREYKEEFLKLFGFGIDSVDYEADVNPDVQFDVEQI; encoded by the coding sequence ATGATAATCAAACCCAAAACACGTGGCTTTATTTGTACTACCACTCATCCGGTCGGCTGTGAAGCAAATGTACTTGAGCAAATCAATATTACCAAAGCAAAAGGCCCAGTTAACAACGGTCCGAAAAAAGTACTAGTGATCGGCTCTTCAAGTGGCTATGGACTATCTTCACGCATCGCCGCTGCCTTTGGTAGCAATGCAGCAACCCTCGGCGTCTTTTTTGAAAAACCCGGTACAGAAACTAAACCAGGTACTGCGGGTTGGTATAACTCAGCAGCATTTGATAAATTTGCCAAACAAGCAGGCTTATATTCTAAAAGCTTAAATGGCGATGCATTTAGCCACGAAGCAAAACAGCGTGCGATTGACATTATTAAGCAAGATCTCGGTCAGGTCGATATGGTGGTCTACTCTCTCGCATCGCCAGTTCGAAAACTGCCTGACTCAGGCGAGCTGATCCGCTCTTCACTTAAACCTATTGGTGAGACTTATACGGCGACCGCGGTCGATACCAACAAAGATCTTATCATTGAAACCAGTGTTGAACCCGCTAGCGAACAGGAGATCCAAGATACTGTTACCGTTATGGGTGGAGAAGATTGGGAACTTTGGATCAATGCTTTAGCCGACGCTGGCGTACTCGCACCCAATTGTAAGACCGTAGCCTACAGCTATATCGGCACCGAGCTAACATGGCCTATTTATTGGCATGGCGCGTTAGGCAAGGCAAAGATGGATCTAGACCGAGCCGCTAACGCACTAAATGACAAGCTGTCAACAACAGGCGGAAGCGCTAACGTAGCGGTACTAAAGAGCGTAGTAACTCAAGCGAGTTCAGCGATTCCTGTAATGCCGTTATATATTGCAATGGTATTTAAGAAGATGCGCGAAGAAGGTCTTCATGAAGGATGCCAAGAACAGATTAACCGTATGTTCAATGAACGTCTATTCCGCGCCGATGGCGTCGCACCGCAAGTTGATGACGCCAACCGTCTGCGCTTAGATGACTGGGAGCTTAAAGAAGAGATCCAACTACATTGTCGTGATCTATGGCCGCAAGTGACCACTGAAAACTTAAGTGAACTCACCGATTATCGTGAATATAAAGAAGAGTTTTTGAAACTATTTGGTTTCGGAATCGACTCGGTTGACTACGAAGCCGATGTTAACCCTGATGTGCAGTTCGATGTAGAGCAGATTTAA
- a CDS encoding peptide ABC transporter ATP-binding protein, producing the protein MTSPLLKVNQLSKTFFAGYKGFKRQYNHALEPISFELNRGETLAIVGETGSGKSTLARILVGAEERTGGEIQFEGEVLESRNLKQRCKLIRMIFQDPNTSLNPSITVGELLDEPLRFNTDLDKHARRTQVIDRLRKVGLLPEHADFYPHMISEGMKQRVAVARALMLNPKIIIADEALTALDLSVRSQILNLLLKLQQEMGLSYIFVSHNMNIIRHFSDKIMVLHQGKMVEKATTEKLFNSPQHEYTQRLIQEQTMFSYKR; encoded by the coding sequence ATGACGAGCCCCTTACTAAAAGTTAATCAGCTCAGCAAAACCTTCTTTGCTGGCTACAAAGGTTTTAAGCGCCAATACAACCATGCGCTTGAGCCTATCTCTTTTGAGCTCAATCGCGGTGAAACCCTTGCGATCGTGGGCGAAACAGGCTCAGGTAAAAGTACCCTTGCAAGGATATTAGTTGGCGCAGAAGAGCGCACCGGCGGTGAAATCCAATTTGAGGGCGAAGTGCTTGAAAGTCGCAACCTCAAACAGCGCTGCAAACTAATACGAATGATCTTTCAAGACCCAAATACGTCACTAAACCCCAGTATTACTGTCGGTGAGCTGCTCGATGAACCGCTGAGGTTTAACACCGATTTAGATAAACACGCACGTCGCACTCAAGTGATCGATCGTTTGAGAAAAGTGGGATTATTGCCAGAACATGCCGATTTCTATCCTCACATGATCTCCGAAGGGATGAAACAGCGCGTTGCGGTGGCGCGAGCATTAATGCTTAACCCTAAAATCATCATTGCCGATGAAGCATTAACAGCACTCGACCTCTCGGTACGATCGCAAATTTTGAATCTATTACTCAAACTGCAACAAGAGATGGGACTCTCTTATATTTTTGTATCTCACAATATGAATATTATCCGCCATTTCAGCGACAAGATAATGGTACTCCACCAAGGTAAAATGGTCGAAAAGGCGACAACTGAAAAGCTATTCAATTCGCCGCAACACGAATACACTCAGCGACTCATTCAGGAGCAAACTATGTTCTCCTATAAACGCTAA
- a CDS encoding peptide ABC transporter ATP-binding protein: MPLLDIRNLTIELDTPHGRVKALERVSLTINPGEIHGLVGESGSGRSLLARAILGIPGHNWTIQADRMMWDGQNLMDMSSQQRRVLMGSEMAMIFQDPISSLDPTISVGVQIVEAMPENKTIPWWKRDKDKRVKAQQWLHKVGIKETQKVMSSYAWELSDGECQKVMIAIAVANQPRLLIADEPTNSMEVRTQAQIFRLLSKLNQLQNVSILLISHELETLSQWCDRLSVMYSGQIMESGPTAEVIAQPYHPYTKALLDNIPDYSNPEHHKTMMNTLPGSAPALQHLPIGCRLGPRCPQAQKHCVNQPNLCHQKDRYFACHFPYHSEPCNDEPLTKS, translated from the coding sequence ATGCCATTACTCGATATTAGAAACCTCACTATCGAACTAGACACCCCCCATGGTCGTGTTAAGGCGTTAGAGCGAGTCAGCTTAACCATCAATCCAGGTGAAATCCACGGTCTTGTTGGTGAGTCGGGTTCTGGGCGCTCTCTGTTAGCTAGGGCGATATTAGGAATTCCTGGACACAATTGGACGATACAGGCCGACCGTATGATGTGGGATGGTCAAAACTTAATGGATATGAGCTCGCAACAGCGGCGAGTATTAATGGGAAGTGAGATGGCGATGATCTTCCAAGACCCAATAAGCAGCCTAGATCCGACGATTTCAGTCGGTGTTCAAATAGTCGAAGCCATGCCAGAGAATAAAACCATCCCCTGGTGGAAAAGAGACAAAGATAAGCGAGTCAAAGCCCAGCAATGGTTGCATAAGGTTGGTATTAAAGAGACGCAAAAAGTGATGTCTAGTTACGCTTGGGAGCTTTCCGATGGAGAATGCCAAAAAGTGATGATTGCTATCGCCGTTGCAAATCAGCCACGATTACTTATCGCGGATGAACCCACCAACTCCATGGAAGTACGAACTCAGGCACAGATATTTCGCCTATTGAGCAAACTTAATCAGCTGCAAAATGTATCGATTTTACTTATCAGTCACGAGCTTGAAACCCTGTCTCAATGGTGCGACCGGTTATCGGTTATGTATAGCGGCCAGATAATGGAATCGGGGCCAACTGCGGAGGTGATAGCTCAGCCTTATCATCCCTATACCAAGGCGCTACTGGATAACATTCCTGATTACTCAAATCCTGAGCACCATAAAACCATGATGAATACTCTGCCAGGGTCCGCCCCAGCACTACAGCATCTCCCCATAGGGTGTCGGTTAGGTCCACGATGCCCTCAAGCACAGAAGCACTGCGTTAATCAGCCAAATCTATGCCACCAAAAAGACCGCTATTTTGCGTGCCACTTCCCTTACCATAGCGAGCCATGCAATGACGAGCCCCTTACTAAAAGTTAA
- a CDS encoding ABC transporter permease subunit, translated as MPQIKIYQEDHIPSPLSRIWNAFTDNPFAFAGLWAVCSLILLAIFGPLIAPYAPEHQDPHALLLAPSWDPAGTVEHFLGTDDLGRDIFSRLLHGAHLTFGMALGIVATALIFGFIIGSISGMMKGLKSSLLSHLLDALLSIPSLLMAILVVAVTGPGLGNVFWAVGIALTPQFVRAIHQAVHEELQKEYVTAARLDGANPLQIFWYVILPNILDTMIIQTTLGISAAILDIAALGFLNLGAQAPSPEWGAMVSQGMDNLLTAPWTVSIPGVAIFCSVLAINLVGDGLRSALSPIRH; from the coding sequence ATGCCTCAAATTAAAATATACCAAGAGGATCATATCCCCTCGCCACTGAGTCGAATTTGGAATGCCTTCACAGACAACCCTTTTGCCTTTGCGGGTCTCTGGGCCGTCTGTTCACTTATTCTGCTGGCGATTTTCGGCCCGCTAATCGCCCCCTACGCGCCGGAGCACCAAGATCCTCATGCCCTGCTGCTTGCGCCCTCCTGGGACCCTGCTGGTACCGTTGAGCACTTTTTAGGCACAGATGATCTTGGTCGCGATATCTTTAGTAGGCTGCTACATGGCGCTCATCTTACCTTTGGCATGGCGCTAGGAATCGTTGCAACCGCCCTTATCTTCGGCTTCATCATTGGATCAATCTCCGGCATGATGAAAGGACTAAAATCTAGCTTGCTCAGCCACCTACTAGATGCTCTGCTGTCAATTCCCTCTCTATTAATGGCAATACTGGTAGTTGCAGTGACAGGCCCAGGTCTTGGGAATGTATTTTGGGCGGTGGGTATCGCCCTCACCCCACAATTTGTTAGGGCTATCCATCAAGCCGTTCATGAAGAACTACAGAAAGAGTATGTCACCGCCGCAAGACTCGATGGTGCTAACCCACTGCAAATTTTCTGGTATGTCATTTTGCCAAACATTTTGGACACTATGATCATTCAAACCACCTTAGGGATCTCTGCTGCCATTCTCGACATTGCCGCACTGGGCTTCTTAAATCTTGGCGCTCAAGCACCAAGCCCTGAATGGGGAGCTATGGTTTCTCAAGGTATGGATAACTTGCTCACCGCACCATGGACCGTCTCCATTCCCGGCGTGGCGATTTTTTGCAGTGTTTTAGCCATTAATTTAGTTGGTGATGGGTTACGCTCAGCACTGTCACCTATTCGTCATTAA
- a CDS encoding ABC transporter permease translates to MIRYLIRRLNLFLATSLILFIVMFIAMSKFPVERTVALTGIHSPSATDVITMTADYELDGNAFSQFVAYLQQRLSGNLGISLTSQNPVVDELSAVLPASFELGFVAGFIALFLGIPLGVLASLSKNKITQHTIMAITLTGYSIPVFWLGLSLSLWFGVHLGWLPISGQINLLYEIKPVTGFLLIDTLMSNSQYAMSAFIDALLHIILPAVTLAVLPFTVVVRITRSAMISIMEKTYIKAAEARGLHTSTIVLRHALPNAFIPVLKNLGLMLGAFASYAIVVEVIFSWPGVGAWLVSGIYQRDYTVIQGGILAVALIIIFLSILIEVMHTALNPISRKELYASN, encoded by the coding sequence ATGATTCGCTACCTTATTCGGCGTTTAAACCTGTTTTTAGCCACATCTTTGATCTTATTCATCGTTATGTTTATTGCGATGAGTAAATTTCCAGTAGAAAGGACCGTTGCTTTAACGGGAATACATTCCCCCAGTGCAACGGATGTCATTACCATGACAGCCGATTATGAGCTTGATGGTAACGCCTTTAGTCAATTTGTTGCCTATTTACAACAACGTTTATCGGGTAATTTAGGGATTTCACTCACCTCGCAAAATCCTGTTGTCGATGAACTATCAGCAGTATTGCCAGCCAGTTTTGAATTAGGTTTTGTTGCAGGATTTATCGCCTTATTCTTAGGTATTCCATTAGGTGTCTTAGCATCACTCAGTAAAAATAAAATCACTCAACACACGATTATGGCAATAACGCTAACGGGATACTCAATTCCAGTGTTCTGGTTAGGTTTAAGCCTCTCATTATGGTTTGGCGTGCATCTTGGTTGGTTACCCATTTCAGGGCAGATAAACCTGTTATATGAGATAAAACCTGTCACAGGTTTTCTATTGATTGATACCCTGATGTCAAATTCACAATATGCGATGTCAGCTTTCATTGATGCTCTCCTGCATATTATTCTACCGGCGGTGACTCTTGCTGTTCTCCCCTTTACCGTGGTTGTGCGGATCACCCGCAGTGCCATGATATCCATTATGGAAAAAACTTATATCAAGGCGGCAGAAGCCAGAGGGTTGCATACCTCAACTATTGTCTTACGTCATGCCTTACCCAACGCTTTTATTCCTGTATTAAAAAATCTGGGCTTAATGCTCGGCGCATTTGCCAGTTACGCGATTGTTGTCGAAGTGATTTTCAGCTGGCCCGGTGTTGGCGCCTGGTTAGTATCAGGGATCTATCAGCGTGATTATACCGTTATCCAAGGCGGTATCTTGGCGGTAGCCTTGATTATCATCTTTTTGAGTATACTTATTGAAGTGATGCATACGGCACTCAATCCCATTAGCAGGAAAGAACTCTATGCCTCAAATTAA
- a CDS encoding ABC transporter substrate-binding protein yields the protein MKERLKRLTFGSVICCIVPLLTACGPTRVPSGLVYCSEGNPESFNPQLVTSGTTVDATSQQIYDGLVDYDAKSGEMIPALATSWTISDDEKVYTFELRTGVQFHHSARFTPSRNFNADDVLFSFNRIIDNSNPYHFVSKTGYPFFESIGFTELIDNIEKIDDYRVAFHLKQKDASFLSNLATGFAVILSQEYADNLYQAGEPDLLDKLAIGTGPFRLVDYVKNDFIRYYRNHHYWRATPNVEQLVFDITPKSTTRLAKLITGDCNISALPKAGELQVVIDKDDLEVDSLPGFNVAFWAFNTERIPLNDVRVRRALAHAIDKDNILRAVYQKTAVEAVGILPPLSWAYSMNESLIDYNPEKARELLEEAGVKDLSIDIWAMPVARIYNPNAHKTAELIQADLAHIGVKVNIVTYDWSVFNHKLSKHSYDSVLIGWNADNSDPDNFFTPILSCASANSNSNRSRWCDPQFDVILNAAKSTTNREKRAALYQQAEQRLAQQVPLLPFAHATRSVVKQKQVIQAKLTPFGGISFTNTDKVLQQVPVLEESKQ from the coding sequence ATGAAAGAGCGGTTAAAGCGTCTCACATTCGGTTCAGTAATTTGCTGCATAGTCCCCCTGTTGACAGCCTGTGGTCCAACTCGTGTACCTTCTGGCCTAGTGTATTGCTCAGAAGGTAACCCAGAGTCATTCAATCCCCAACTCGTAACCTCGGGCACCACAGTCGATGCAACTTCACAGCAAATCTATGATGGGTTAGTCGATTATGACGCTAAGTCTGGAGAGATGATCCCTGCATTAGCAACATCTTGGACCATCAGCGATGATGAAAAGGTGTATACATTTGAGCTAAGAACAGGCGTACAATTTCATCATTCAGCCCGTTTTACCCCGTCGAGAAATTTTAATGCCGACGATGTGCTGTTTTCATTTAATCGTATTATCGACAATAGCAACCCCTATCACTTTGTCTCAAAAACAGGTTATCCATTCTTCGAAAGTATTGGTTTTACCGAGCTTATCGATAATATTGAGAAAATCGATGACTACCGTGTCGCATTCCATCTGAAGCAGAAAGATGCCTCTTTTTTATCGAATCTTGCAACGGGTTTTGCGGTGATACTATCCCAAGAATATGCAGATAATTTATATCAAGCAGGTGAGCCAGATCTGTTAGACAAACTCGCTATTGGCACCGGTCCATTTAGATTGGTCGACTATGTTAAAAACGACTTTATCCGCTACTATCGCAATCATCATTATTGGCGTGCCACTCCTAACGTCGAACAACTGGTTTTCGACATTACCCCCAAAAGTACCACTCGACTGGCGAAGCTAATCACTGGCGATTGTAATATTTCAGCACTTCCAAAGGCTGGAGAGCTTCAAGTTGTCATCGACAAAGATGATTTAGAAGTCGACTCCTTACCTGGATTTAACGTCGCTTTTTGGGCTTTTAATACCGAGCGCATCCCACTCAATGATGTTCGGGTTCGCAGAGCGTTAGCCCATGCTATTGATAAAGATAATATTCTCAGAGCTGTTTACCAAAAGACGGCGGTTGAAGCTGTCGGCATACTTCCCCCTCTCTCTTGGGCTTATTCAATGAACGAAAGCCTAATTGATTACAACCCAGAAAAAGCTCGCGAACTACTAGAAGAGGCTGGAGTAAAAGACCTTAGCATAGATATATGGGCAATGCCCGTGGCGCGGATATACAACCCCAATGCCCATAAAACGGCTGAGCTAATCCAAGCTGATTTAGCGCATATTGGTGTCAAAGTGAATATTGTCACCTATGATTGGAGTGTGTTTAACCACAAGTTGAGTAAGCACAGCTATGACTCTGTACTTATTGGTTGGAACGCTGACAATAGTGACCCCGATAATTTCTTTACCCCAATATTAAGCTGTGCATCGGCGAACTCGAATAGTAATCGATCTCGCTGGTGTGATCCGCAATTTGACGTAATTCTCAATGCAGCAAAATCGACGACTAACCGAGAAAAACGGGCAGCGCTCTATCAACAAGCAGAACAGCGCCTTGCTCAACAAGTTCCTCTACTTCCGTTTGCCCATGCCACGCGTTCGGTAGTAAAGCAAAAGCAGGTCATCCAAGCAAAATTGACTCCTTTTGGTGGTATCTCTTTCACCAATACCGACAAGGTTTTGCAGCAAGTTCCTGTCTTAGAGGAGTCTAAGCAATGA
- the pspF gene encoding phage shock protein operon transcriptional activator, producing MATQFKQDNLIGQSNALLEVLEHVSKIAPLSKPVLIIGERGTGKELIAERLHYLSKRWDQSFIKLNCSSLSENLLESELFGHDAGAFTGANKKHEGRFERADGGTLFLDELANTSGLIQEKLLRVIEYGEFERVGGSKTVQTDVRLVCAANEDLPSLAQAGEFRADLLDRLAFDVITLPPLRHRREDIMPLAEYFAIGMARQLKHELFDGFTSNAVEQLMEYNWPGNIRELKNVVERSVYRNTDLHTAIDSIVIDPFASPYRPTQRVKTKSRQTQVEDTVSAPIATAETCTPTLNSTSDNNISFPLDFKEHCESQEVILLKKALEVGQYNQKKTAELLGLSYHQLRGILKKYNLLDK from the coding sequence GTGGCGACTCAATTTAAACAAGATAATCTCATTGGCCAATCTAATGCGCTGTTGGAAGTCTTAGAGCATGTTTCAAAAATAGCGCCTTTGTCAAAGCCTGTTCTCATTATTGGTGAGCGTGGTACCGGTAAAGAGTTAATTGCCGAGCGTTTACATTATCTGTCTAAACGCTGGGATCAAAGCTTTATCAAACTTAACTGTTCATCATTGAGTGAAAACTTACTCGAAAGTGAACTGTTCGGCCATGACGCAGGCGCGTTTACAGGGGCAAACAAGAAACATGAAGGTCGTTTTGAGCGCGCAGACGGGGGCACGCTATTTTTAGATGAGCTTGCCAATACTTCTGGTCTTATTCAAGAGAAGCTGCTGCGCGTGATTGAATATGGTGAATTTGAGCGCGTCGGTGGTAGCAAGACAGTTCAGACTGATGTGCGCTTAGTGTGTGCGGCCAACGAAGATCTGCCCTCATTAGCACAAGCAGGGGAATTTAGAGCCGATCTATTAGACAGATTAGCCTTCGATGTGATCACCTTACCTCCTTTAAGGCATCGCCGCGAAGATATTATGCCCTTGGCTGAGTATTTTGCCATCGGTATGGCAAGACAGTTGAAACATGAACTGTTCGACGGATTTACCTCCAACGCCGTTGAGCAGTTAATGGAGTACAATTGGCCAGGAAATATTCGTGAGCTAAAAAACGTGGTAGAGCGCAGTGTTTATCGCAACACTGATCTCCATACGGCCATTGACAGCATTGTAATAGACCCCTTTGCGTCTCCCTATCGCCCAACCCAAAGAGTGAAAACCAAGTCTCGTCAAACCCAAGTCGAAGACACAGTTTCAGCGCCAATTGCGACGGCAGAAACTTGCACTCCTACACTAAATTCAACCAGTGATAACAATATTAGTTTTCCCTTGGATTTTAAAGAGCATTGCGAGAGCCAAGAGGTTATCTTGCTGAAAAAAGCCCTCGAAGTGGGTCAATATAATCAGAAGAAGACCGCGGAACTGCTCGGCCTTAGTTATCATCAACTACGGGGCATTTTGAAAAAATACAATTTATTAGATAAATAA
- the pspA gene encoding phage shock protein PspA, which yields MGIFSRFADIINSNISALLDKAEDPEKMVRLIIQEMEDTLVEVRSTSAKVLAEKKEILRRIAKVQEQVQDWQSKAELALSKDREDLAKAALLEKQKASELAATLEHELVVVEEQIARLKEEVNLLQEKLADAKARQKTIIMRKQTASSRLEVKRQLDSSKIDSAMSKFEQYERRVEGLESQVEAYDLGNQKTLNDEFAALEAEDSVTAELEALKAKVKASNAKKQTK from the coding sequence ATGGGAATTTTCTCTCGCTTCGCAGATATCATTAACTCGAATATCAGCGCATTACTCGATAAGGCTGAAGATCCAGAAAAAATGGTTCGCCTTATTATCCAAGAAATGGAAGATACTTTAGTTGAAGTACGTTCAACTTCTGCCAAGGTACTTGCAGAGAAGAAGGAGATCCTTCGTCGTATCGCTAAGGTTCAAGAACAAGTACAAGATTGGCAAAGTAAAGCGGAACTGGCTTTATCAAAAGATCGTGAAGATTTGGCTAAAGCAGCGCTACTTGAAAAGCAGAAAGCAAGTGAACTGGCCGCGACTCTTGAACATGAACTCGTAGTTGTTGAAGAGCAGATCGCTCGATTGAAAGAGGAAGTAAACCTTCTTCAGGAAAAACTAGCCGATGCCAAGGCTCGTCAGAAGACTATCATTATGCGTAAGCAGACAGCTTCTTCTCGTTTAGAAGTAAAGCGTCAGCTAGATTCAAGTAAAATTGATAGCGCCATGAGTAAGTTTGAGCAGTATGAACGTCGTGTCGAAGGCTTAGAGTCTCAAGTCGAAGCCTATGACTTAGGAAACCAGAAAACGCTTAATGATGAGTTTGCTGCCTTGGAAGCTGAAGATTCAGTGACGGCTGAACTTGAAGCCCTTAAAGCGAAAGTCAAAGCGAGCAACGCGAAAAAGCAAACTAAATAA
- the pspB gene encoding envelope stress response membrane protein PspB: protein MDMDVLIAPIIIFMIVVAPIWLILHYRSKRQVSQGLTEEEFTQLNELIGKADKMAQRIETLEAILDSEAPQWRNRDERI from the coding sequence ATGGATATGGACGTATTAATAGCCCCGATTATTATCTTTATGATAGTGGTGGCGCCCATCTGGCTAATTCTACATTATCGTAGTAAGCGCCAAGTGAGCCAGGGACTCACTGAAGAAGAGTTTACTCAGCTCAATGAGTTAATCGGCAAAGCTGACAAGATGGCCCAACGCATTGAAACATTGGAAGCGATTTTGGATAGCGAGGCCCCGCAATGGAGGAATCGAGATGAGCGAATCTAG